In Micropterus dolomieu isolate WLL.071019.BEF.003 ecotype Adirondacks linkage group LG17, ASM2129224v1, whole genome shotgun sequence, one genomic interval encodes:
- the tpst1 gene encoding protein-tyrosine sulfotransferase 1 (The sequence of the model RefSeq protein was modified relative to this genomic sequence to represent the inferred CDS: added 36 bases not found in genome assembly), whose product MIGKLKQNLLVACLVISSVTVFYLGRHAMECHHRIEERSQPGGILPLSALGGSMRTTLRTGQNLSTPFVYNKDMPLIFIGGVPRSGTTLMRAMLDAHPEVRCGEETRVIPRILAMKQMWSRSGREKMRLDEAGVTDEVLDAAMQAFLLEIIVKHGEPANFLCNKDPFALKSLSYLAKIFPRAKFVLMIRDGRASVHSMISRKVTIAGFDLGSYRDCLTKWNRAIETMYTQCLEASDKCLPVHYEQLVLHPEKWMRTLLKFLDIPWNVAVLHHEELIGKAGGVSLSKVERSTDQVIKPVNVEALSKWVGKIPADVVRDMAVIAPMLSRLGYDPHANPPNYGRPDPKVLDNTRRIQKSADKPNPS is encoded by the exons ATGATTGGCAAGCTGAAACAGAACTTGCTGGTGGCCTGTCTGGTTATCAGCTCGGTCACTGTCTTCTACCTGGGCCGCCATGCCATGGAGTGCCACCATCGCATTGAGGAGCGCAGCCAGCCGGGTGGGATCCTGCCTCTGTCAGCACTGGGAGGTAGCATGCGGACCACCTTACGGACAGGCCAGAATCTCAGCACCCCTTTTGTTTACAACAAAGACATGCCACTCATCTTCATTGGTGGAGTGCCCCGCAGTGGGACCACGCTAATGCGAGCAATGCTGGACGCCCACCCTGAGGTGCGCTGTGGTGAAGAAACCCGTGTCATCCCACGAATTCTGGCCATGAAGCAGATGTGGAGCCGCTCAGGCCGGGAGAAGATGCGCCTGGACGAGGCCGGTGTGACAGATGAGGTGCTGGACGCCGCCATGCAGGCCTTCCTGCTGGAAATCATCGTCAAACATGGAGAACCCGCCAACTTCCTCTGCAACAAGGACCCTTTTGCGCTAAAGTCGCTGTCATACCTGGCCAAGATCTTTCCCCGTGCCAAGTTTGTACTCATGATTCGTGATGGACGGGCTTCAGTCCACTCCATGATCTCACGGAAGGTGACTATTGCCGGCTTTGACCTGGGCAGCTATCGTGACTGCCTGACCAAGTGGAATCGGGCCATAGAGACCATGTACACTCAGTGCCTGGAGGCATCAGACAAATGCCTACCTGTGCACTACGAACAGTTGGTCCTCCATCCTGAGAAATGGATGAGGACACTGCTGAAATTTCTTGACATTCCTTGGAATGTTGCTGTCCTCCACCATGAGGAGCTCATTGGGAAAGCTGGAGGAGTGTCCCTCTCCAA agTGGAGAGATCAACAGACCAGGTCATCAAGCCTGTCAATGTGGAGGCCTTGTCCAAGTGGGTGGGGAAGATCCCAGCTGACGTGGTGAGGGACATGGCCGTCATCGCCCCCATGCTGTCAAGACTGGGCTACGACCCCCACGCCAACCCTCCCAACTATGGCCGACCCGACCCCAAAGTCCTGGACAATACCAGAAGG